Proteins co-encoded in one Acidovorax sp. 69 genomic window:
- a CDS encoding branched-chain amino acid ABC transporter permease, giving the protein MSASLTSTSAVLQPAVAPRWRGALVPLFLLGALALFPLVAAALGLDFYIGFVRRVLVVALAAASLNFIMGFGGMVALGHAGFVGAGAYAVVMLSDAGVTSAWLVWAGAMALAAFAALLIGAVSLRTKGVYFIMITLAFAQMLYYVFVSLRSYGGDDGYTLMMRPGLGLGLNSADESPLYWVVLALVALVLWWLDRATASRFGTALAGIRDNESRMRALGYPVYLLQLTAFVLAGAVAGLAGALLATGNSFVSPSMMHWTQSATLIVMVVIGGLGRRWGGPVGAAVWLTLEEVLKLNTDYWHMPLGALLIATALYAPKGLAALADLRARSTR; this is encoded by the coding sequence ATGTCTGCCTCCCTGACTTCCACATCTGCCGTACTGCAGCCCGCTGTGGCACCGCGTTGGCGCGGTGCGTTAGTGCCTCTGTTCCTGCTGGGTGCGCTGGCGCTGTTCCCCCTGGTGGCTGCGGCGCTGGGGCTGGATTTCTACATTGGCTTTGTGCGCCGTGTGCTGGTGGTGGCACTGGCCGCAGCCAGTCTGAACTTCATCATGGGTTTTGGCGGCATGGTGGCGTTGGGGCATGCCGGTTTTGTGGGCGCAGGGGCCTATGCGGTGGTCATGCTTTCAGACGCGGGGGTCACATCGGCCTGGCTGGTGTGGGCTGGGGCCATGGCTCTTGCTGCATTCGCTGCGTTGCTGATCGGCGCGGTATCGCTGCGCACCAAGGGCGTGTACTTCATCATGATCACGCTGGCTTTTGCGCAGATGCTGTATTACGTGTTTGTGTCGCTGCGCAGCTATGGGGGCGATGATGGCTACACGCTGATGATGCGGCCTGGGCTGGGCCTGGGGCTGAACAGTGCTGATGAGTCCCCGCTGTATTGGGTGGTGCTGGCGCTCGTGGCTCTGGTGCTGTGGTGGCTTGACCGGGCCACGGCCTCGCGGTTTGGTACAGCGCTCGCTGGCATTCGCGACAACGAGTCCCGCATGCGGGCGCTGGGATACCCGGTGTATCTGCTGCAGCTCACTGCGTTTGTGTTGGCGGGCGCCGTGGCGGGCCTGGCGGGTGCGCTGCTCGCCACAGGCAATAGCTTTGTGAGCCCGTCGATGATGCACTGGACGCAATCAGCCACGCTCATCGTGATGGTGGTCATTGGTGGCCTGGGCCGGCGCTGGGGCGGTCCGGTGGGGGCTGCGGTGTGGCTCACGCTCGAAGAGGTGCTCAAGCTCAACACCGACTACTGGCACATGCCCTTGGGGGCGCTGTTGATAGCCACCGCGCTGTATGCGCCCAAGGGCCTGGCTGCGCTGGCAGACCTGCGTGCAAGGAGCACCCGATGA
- a CDS encoding ABC transporter ATP-binding protein, with protein sequence MSLFQVEGLVKRFGGLLATDHVSLSVERGEIHALIGPNGAGKTTLVHQISGLLQPDAGRVLLDGVDITPLPMHRRVVHGLSRCFQVTRIFPAQTVRDNLLLAVQAHSGSSFRFLQPRSQAIDLYAKAEQLAERVGLQHRLADTAGALPHGAQRTLDVALALAAAPKLLLLDEPMAGMGPDESQQMVQLIEALRKDMAVLLIEHDMEAVFRLADRISVLVYGRVLTAGSPDEIRNHPEVQAVYLGTETLETTA encoded by the coding sequence ATGAGCCTGTTTCAAGTCGAAGGTCTGGTCAAGCGTTTTGGCGGCCTGCTGGCCACAGACCATGTGAGCCTGTCGGTGGAGCGGGGAGAGATCCACGCGCTGATTGGCCCCAACGGCGCGGGCAAGACCACGCTGGTCCACCAGATCTCGGGCCTGCTGCAACCCGATGCGGGGCGTGTGCTGCTTGATGGCGTAGACATCACGCCGCTGCCCATGCACCGCCGTGTGGTGCACGGGCTGTCGCGCTGCTTTCAGGTGACACGCATCTTTCCTGCGCAGACGGTGCGCGACAACCTGCTGCTGGCCGTGCAGGCGCACAGCGGTTCCAGCTTTCGTTTTTTGCAGCCACGTTCGCAAGCAATTGACCTGTACGCCAAGGCAGAACAACTGGCCGAACGCGTGGGGCTGCAACACCGCCTTGCCGACACAGCGGGTGCCTTGCCGCATGGCGCGCAGCGCACGCTGGATGTGGCGCTGGCACTGGCGGCGGCCCCCAAGTTGCTGCTGCTGGATGAGCCGATGGCTGGCATGGGCCCGGATGAGTCGCAGCAGATGGTGCAGCTCATCGAGGCCTTGCGCAAGGACATGGCGGTGTTGCTGATCGAGCACGACATGGAGGCAGTGTTCCGCCTGGCCGACCGGATCTCGGTGCTGGTGTATGGCCGTGTTCTCACCGCTGGCTCGCCCGACGAGATTCGCAACCACCCCGAGGTGCAGGCGGTGTACCTCGGCACCGAAACGTTGGAGACCACTGCATGA
- a CDS encoding CDP-6-deoxy-delta-3,4-glucoseen reductase, producing the protein MKDFDLDLDLDRLNPPSAPVSGDPSAQEHRVTLLPAGKVFVARAGESLLDAAAHAGIRLPHQCKTGTCGACRALVLKGRVDGMAGASPTALTTEERAQGQRLLCCSAAAGDLELECAEIPHIPGIEVRKLPVRVVAMERLATDVMRVQLQPPAGQRLHYAAGQYVDVLLPGNRRRSYSLATPAREGTELLELHIRHLPGGQFTDQVFGKLKVRDVLRIEGPLGTFGMHTATDTPAILLASGTGFAPIQALVEQSARSGSQRQVHLYWGGRTRSDLYLHGLCGEWELAWPGRLRYVPVLSEASAADGWTGRTGWVHQAVLQDHPDLSQHEVYACGAPAMVDAARRDFVAHAGLPSTAFFADAFVAQRDPKV; encoded by the coding sequence ATGAAAGACTTTGATTTGGACTTGGACTTGGATCGATTGAACCCGCCATCTGCACCGGTATCTGGTGACCCCTCTGCGCAGGAGCACCGTGTCACGTTGCTTCCGGCTGGCAAGGTGTTTGTGGCCCGGGCCGGTGAGAGCCTGCTGGACGCTGCGGCACACGCGGGCATCCGCCTGCCCCATCAGTGCAAAACGGGCACCTGTGGCGCCTGCAGGGCGCTGGTGCTGAAGGGGCGGGTCGACGGCATGGCAGGGGCTTCACCCACCGCATTGACGACCGAAGAGCGGGCCCAGGGCCAGCGCCTGTTGTGCTGCTCGGCAGCGGCGGGTGATTTGGAGCTGGAGTGTGCCGAGATTCCCCACATTCCGGGTATCGAGGTGCGCAAGCTGCCGGTGCGGGTGGTGGCCATGGAGCGCCTGGCAACCGATGTGATGCGCGTGCAGTTGCAACCGCCTGCTGGCCAGCGCTTGCACTACGCGGCAGGCCAGTATGTGGATGTGCTGCTGCCTGGCAACCGGCGGCGCAGCTATTCGCTGGCCACCCCGGCGCGCGAGGGGACTGAACTGCTGGAACTGCATATCCGTCACCTGCCGGGCGGCCAGTTCACCGACCAGGTGTTCGGCAAACTCAAGGTCCGCGATGTGCTGCGTATCGAAGGGCCGCTGGGTACCTTTGGCATGCACACCGCCACCGATACCCCCGCCATTTTGTTGGCCAGCGGCACGGGCTTTGCCCCCATTCAAGCCCTGGTCGAACAATCGGCACGCAGTGGTAGCCAGCGCCAGGTGCACCTGTATTGGGGTGGCCGTACCCGATCTGACCTGTACCTGCACGGCCTGTGTGGGGAGTGGGAGCTGGCATGGCCTGGGCGGCTGCGCTATGTGCCGGTGCTGTCTGAAGCCTCGGCCGCTGATGGCTGGACCGGGCGCACCGGATGGGTTCACCAGGCAGTGCTGCAGGACCACCCCGATCTTTCGCAGCATGAGGTGTACGCCTGTGGCGCCCCTGCCATGGTGGATGCAGCGCGGCGGGATTTTGTGGCCCATGCAGGCTTGCCGTCCACCGCGTTCTTTGCTGACGCGTTTGTGGCGCAACGTGACCCAAAGGTGTAG
- a CDS encoding aldo/keto reductase — protein MNKVPLGQSDLLVTPICLGTMTFGEQVQETDSHAILSRSLERGVNFIDTAEMYSVPAKAETFGATETIIGNWFAKNPGARQKLVVATKVAGPSRGMPWVREGKSMTPADIVASCEGSLRRLQTDVIDLYQIHWPERHVPAFGTLYYDPAKETSTTPIHEQLEALAGLVKAGKVRYIGLSNETPYGVHEFVRLAEQHGLPRVATVQNPYCLINRTWENGLDETCHRLNVALLAYSPLGFGLLTGKYDDSGITGPSAPQGARIASYESVRKQRWGRPEALEASRRYNALARANGMTPTQMALAFCYTKWQVASTIIGVTSVVQLDEDLAAWGTTLSPEVLKAIDAIRWEMRDPAL, from the coding sequence ATGAACAAAGTCCCCTTGGGTCAGAGTGACCTGCTTGTCACCCCCATCTGCCTGGGCACCATGACGTTTGGTGAACAGGTCCAGGAAACCGATTCGCACGCCATCCTGAGCCGGTCGCTGGAGCGGGGCGTGAACTTCATCGACACGGCCGAGATGTACTCGGTGCCAGCCAAGGCCGAGACCTTTGGCGCCACCGAGACCATCATTGGCAACTGGTTTGCCAAGAACCCCGGCGCGCGTCAGAAGCTGGTGGTGGCTACCAAAGTGGCGGGCCCTTCGCGCGGCATGCCCTGGGTGCGCGAGGGCAAGAGCATGACCCCCGCAGACATCGTGGCCTCGTGCGAAGGCAGCCTGCGCCGCCTGCAGACCGATGTGATCGACCTGTACCAGATCCACTGGCCTGAGCGCCATGTGCCTGCCTTCGGCACGCTGTACTACGACCCCGCCAAGGAGACCTCGACCACGCCCATCCACGAGCAGCTCGAAGCGCTGGCGGGGCTGGTGAAGGCGGGCAAGGTGCGGTACATCGGTCTGTCAAACGAAACGCCCTATGGCGTGCACGAGTTCGTGCGCCTGGCTGAGCAGCACGGCTTGCCCCGTGTAGCGACGGTGCAGAACCCGTACTGCCTGATCAACCGCACCTGGGAAAACGGGCTGGATGAAACCTGCCACCGCCTGAATGTGGCGCTGCTGGCCTACTCGCCGTTGGGCTTTGGCCTGCTGACGGGCAAGTACGACGACAGTGGCATTACCGGCCCATCGGCACCCCAGGGCGCGCGCATTGCATCGTATGAGTCTGTGCGCAAGCAGCGCTGGGGACGCCCCGAGGCGCTGGAGGCCTCGCGCCGCTACAACGCACTGGCGCGTGCCAACGGCATGACACCCACGCAGATGGCGCTGGCCTTCTGCTACACCAAGTGGCAAGTCGCCAGCACCATCATCGGTGTGACCTCGGTGGTGCAGCTGGACGAAGACCTGGCGGCCTGGGGCACGACGCTGTCGCCCGAGGTGCTCAAGGCCATTGACGCCATTCGCTGGGAGATGCGCGACCCGGCGCTGTGA
- a CDS encoding M20 family metallopeptidase: MNRQQLMESVQRYFDDGRFATDLRRRVAWRTESDTGQVVPALRTYLTDEIVPWLEPLGFDCQVLDNPAPDGGPLMLARRVEDAALPTVLTYGHGDVVNGQDSAWREGLSPWDLTIEGERWYGRGTADNKGQHTVSLSALAHTLQARQGRLGYNVTLLMEMGEEAGSPGLAAFCEQHSDALKADLFVASDGPRVNAARPTLFLGSRGAINFSLTVRSRDKAYHSGNWGGVLANPATVLTHALATLMDAKGRILVKGLLPPAVPDKLRTALKDVAIGTGADDPALTPGWGEPGLTPAEQLVGWNTLEVLALGSGNAQRPVNAIPSQAVAHCQLRFVVGTDWKNVEATLREHLDAHGFTEVTITMGMVCGATRLDLHNPWVDWTLASLEASAGQPATLLPNLAGSLPNDIFADQLGLPTLWVPHSYPACAQHAPNEHLLAPVAREGLAVMAGIFWDLGEAHGTPWHEGRLTTAA; encoded by the coding sequence ATGAACCGACAACAACTGATGGAGAGCGTGCAACGCTACTTCGACGATGGCCGCTTTGCCACCGACCTGCGCCGTCGCGTGGCCTGGCGCACTGAAAGCGACACGGGGCAGGTGGTGCCCGCGCTGCGCACCTACCTCACGGACGAGATCGTTCCCTGGCTGGAGCCACTGGGTTTTGACTGCCAGGTGCTGGACAACCCAGCCCCCGATGGCGGCCCGCTGATGCTGGCGCGGCGCGTGGAAGACGCCGCTCTGCCCACGGTACTGACCTATGGTCACGGCGATGTGGTCAACGGTCAGGACAGCGCCTGGCGTGAGGGCCTGTCGCCCTGGGATCTGACCATTGAAGGCGAGCGTTGGTACGGCCGAGGCACCGCCGACAACAAGGGCCAGCACACGGTCAGCCTCTCGGCGCTGGCGCACACGCTGCAAGCCCGCCAAGGCCGCCTGGGCTACAACGTGACGCTGCTGATGGAGATGGGTGAAGAGGCCGGCTCCCCCGGCCTGGCCGCCTTCTGCGAGCAGCACAGCGACGCATTGAAGGCCGACCTGTTTGTGGCCAGCGACGGCCCGCGCGTGAACGCTGCGCGCCCCACCCTCTTCCTGGGTTCACGTGGCGCCATCAACTTTTCGCTCACGGTGCGCAGCCGCGACAAGGCCTACCACTCCGGCAACTGGGGTGGCGTGCTGGCCAACCCGGCGACGGTGCTCACGCACGCCCTGGCCACGCTGATGGATGCCAAGGGCCGCATTCTGGTCAAGGGCCTGCTGCCGCCCGCAGTGCCCGACAAGCTGCGCACTGCCTTGAAAGACGTGGCCATTGGCACGGGTGCCGATGACCCGGCGCTCACGCCCGGCTGGGGCGAACCCGGCCTCACGCCTGCAGAGCAACTGGTGGGCTGGAACACGCTGGAGGTGCTGGCACTGGGCTCGGGCAACGCACAGCGGCCGGTGAATGCCATTCCCTCCCAAGCGGTGGCCCATTGCCAATTGCGCTTTGTGGTGGGCACCGACTGGAAAAACGTGGAAGCCACGCTGCGTGAGCACCTGGACGCACACGGATTCACGGAAGTGACCATCACCATGGGTATGGTGTGCGGCGCCACGCGGCTGGACCTGCACAACCCGTGGGTGGACTGGACGCTGGCATCTCTGGAGGCCAGCGCGGGCCAACCCGCCACGCTGCTGCCCAACCTGGCGGGTTCACTGCCCAACGACATCTTCGCCGACCAGTTGGGCCTGCCCACGCTGTGGGTGCCCCACTCATACCCAGCCTGCGCCCAGCATGCCCCCAATGAGCACCTTCTGGCCCCCGTGGCGCGCGAAGGGCTGGCCGTCATGGCGGGTATTTTCTGGGATCTGGGCGAGGCGCACGGCACGCCATGGCACGAAGGCCGCCTGACCACTGCGGCATAG
- a CDS encoding tripartite tricarboxylate transporter substrate binding protein — translation MKRLARISLLSVALAALASTSGLSFAQTTPSSEAWPQRPLRMVVPFPPGGGTDAVARALGQKLSARLGQPVVIDNKPGASTIIGTDSVVKAEPDGYTLLVSGSTSYTVNAALRHKLPYDPLKDLAPVAIIARAPLVIVVNANSPYKDLAALLAAAKAAPQTIHYATFGSGSAPHLVGALMEQAANVRLQDVPYRGSAQAMMGLIGGEIQMAIDTVASAAPHVRSGKLRALAIAGNERARALPSVPTVVEQKLPDAAFDGWYAVAAPARTPAPVVDKLIKEVEAAMRDTHLQEQIRAQGMEPVFVGPKAMHAAMDNEIGRYRALAHRAKIVVD, via the coding sequence ATGAAACGCCTTGCTCGAATCTCGTTGTTGTCCGTTGCCCTGGCCGCCCTCGCCAGCACCAGCGGCCTGTCCTTTGCCCAGACAACCCCCTCCTCCGAGGCCTGGCCACAGCGCCCGCTGCGCATGGTCGTACCCTTCCCTCCCGGAGGCGGCACCGATGCCGTGGCCCGCGCCCTGGGCCAGAAGCTGTCTGCGCGCCTGGGCCAACCAGTGGTCATAGACAACAAGCCAGGTGCCTCCACCATCATCGGCACAGATAGCGTGGTGAAAGCAGAACCCGACGGCTACACGCTGCTGGTGTCGGGCTCCACCAGCTACACCGTCAACGCAGCGCTGCGACACAAGCTGCCGTATGACCCGCTCAAGGACCTGGCCCCTGTGGCCATCATTGCGCGCGCACCACTGGTGATCGTGGTCAACGCCAACTCGCCCTACAAAGACCTGGCCGCACTGCTGGCAGCAGCCAAGGCCGCGCCCCAAACCATCCACTACGCCACGTTCGGATCAGGTTCGGCCCCACATCTGGTCGGGGCGCTGATGGAGCAAGCAGCCAATGTGCGCCTGCAGGATGTGCCCTACCGGGGCAGTGCGCAGGCCATGATGGGGCTGATCGGCGGCGAGATCCAGATGGCCATCGATACGGTGGCCAGTGCTGCGCCGCATGTGCGTTCCGGCAAATTGCGGGCACTGGCCATCGCGGGCAACGAGCGCGCCCGTGCCCTGCCCTCGGTGCCCACCGTGGTGGAGCAAAAGCTGCCTGACGCGGCCTTTGATGGCTGGTATGCCGTGGCCGCCCCGGCGCGCACACCCGCACCCGTCGTGGACAAATTGATCAAGGAGGTGGAGGCCGCCATGCGTGACACCCACCTGCAGGAACAGATTCGTGCCCAGGGCATGGAACCCGTGTTTGTGGGCCCCAAGGCCATGCATGCTGCCATGGACAACGAGATTGGTCGCTACCGCGCACTGGCCCACCGCGCCAAGATCGTGGTGGATTGA
- a CDS encoding LysR family transcriptional regulator, whose amino-acid sequence MPISLLSLPLRYFLEVARAGSVNQAAQRLHVAGSAVSRQLGKLEGSLGVVLFERQARGMSLTEAGTRLLAHANAHDAQALELVEQLHDLSVQGALRVRLACTEGFAASFMPLVMSGFRQVHPQVQLQLQVAVPQEVSTLVLRGEVDLALKYSVAPEKGLQVLHSAIAPIYAIMPVLHPLARQHSVSVADVVRYPLLLGAGNTTGRQLFDLSCAVQGVRYVPAVESNFSSALLPLLEGHDVALASYLTAARWVEAGLLAARPFDEAQLQQRRLQVLAAQGRSPSALVQQFTQALVAAIEEYGKRKVGRRKGATNEATKRAGAVF is encoded by the coding sequence ATGCCCATTTCACTGCTCAGCCTGCCTTTGCGCTACTTTCTGGAAGTGGCGCGCGCCGGCTCCGTCAATCAGGCAGCGCAGCGCCTGCACGTGGCCGGGTCGGCTGTGAGTCGCCAGTTGGGCAAATTGGAAGGCAGCCTGGGTGTGGTGCTGTTTGAGCGCCAGGCCCGTGGCATGAGCCTGACCGAGGCGGGCACCCGGTTGCTGGCCCATGCCAATGCCCACGATGCGCAGGCACTGGAGTTGGTGGAGCAATTGCACGACCTGTCGGTGCAAGGCGCTCTGCGGGTTCGACTGGCCTGCACGGAGGGTTTTGCGGCCAGCTTCATGCCGCTGGTGATGTCGGGCTTTCGTCAGGTCCATCCCCAGGTGCAGCTGCAATTGCAGGTGGCCGTGCCGCAGGAGGTGTCCACATTGGTGCTGCGGGGCGAGGTCGACCTGGCACTGAAGTACAGCGTCGCACCCGAGAAAGGGCTCCAGGTGCTGCATTCGGCCATTGCCCCGATCTACGCGATCATGCCGGTGCTGCATCCGCTGGCCCGCCAGCACAGCGTGAGTGTGGCCGATGTGGTGCGTTACCCGCTGCTTCTGGGGGCTGGCAACACGACTGGGCGGCAATTGTTTGACCTGAGCTGTGCCGTGCAGGGCGTGCGCTATGTCCCGGCGGTGGAGAGCAATTTTTCGTCGGCGTTGCTGCCCTTGCTTGAAGGGCACGATGTGGCGTTGGCCAGCTATTTGACGGCGGCGCGCTGGGTGGAGGCGGGGCTTCTGGCAGCCCGGCCCTTTGACGAGGCGCAGTTACAGCAGCGGCGCCTGCAGGTGTTGGCGGCCCAGGGGCGTTCTCCGTCAGCCTTGGTGCAGCAGTTCACGCAGGCGCTTGTGGCGGCCATCGAGGAGTATGGCAAGCGCAAGGTAGGGCGGCGCAAGGGGGCGACCAACGAGGCAACTAAGAGGGCTGGGGCCGTGTTCTGA
- a CDS encoding aminoacyl-tRNA deacylase produces the protein MAKRDHVSETPATQLLKANKVVFTEHPYEYLEHGGALHSAQVLGLDPYTVVKTLVMQDQDAKPLLVLMHGNRKVSTKNLARQIGAKSVEPCAPEVANRHSGYLVGGTSPFGTRRAMPVYVEETILALPRIAINGGRRGFLVQIDPQVCLQLLAAKPVLCALAE, from the coding sequence ATGGCCAAGAGAGATCACGTTTCCGAGACACCCGCCACCCAGTTGCTCAAGGCGAACAAGGTGGTTTTTACCGAGCACCCCTACGAATATCTGGAGCATGGTGGTGCGCTGCACAGTGCCCAAGTCTTGGGGCTCGACCCTTACACCGTGGTCAAGACATTGGTCATGCAGGACCAGGATGCCAAGCCCCTGTTGGTGTTGATGCATGGCAATCGCAAGGTCTCTACCAAGAACCTCGCGCGCCAGATTGGGGCCAAGTCGGTGGAGCCTTGTGCGCCGGAGGTGGCCAATCGGCACAGTGGTTACCTGGTGGGTGGCACATCGCCGTTTGGCACACGGCGAGCGATGCCGGTCTACGTTGAGGAGACCATTCTTGCGCTGCCGCGCATTGCCATCAACGGTGGACGCAGAGGTTTTCTGGTGCAGATCGATCCACAGGTCTGCCTGCAGCTGCTGGCCGCAAAACCTGTGCTTTGCGCGCTGGCAGAATAG
- the plsY gene encoding glycerol-3-phosphate 1-O-acyltransferase PlsY: MTAVYPVLAAVAAYLLGSLSFAVIVTRVMGLSDPRTYGSKNPGATNVLRSGSKPAAIVTLLLDAIKGWLPVALVMWFGHPYGLEDGTVAMVGLAAFLGHLWPVFFRFEGGKGVATALGVLFGISGWLGLATAATWLIIAFFFRYSSLASLVAAAFAPVYYLLVDGVVWYAEGTIAASMVVMALLLAGRHKENIQRLIAGKESRLGSKKAKAAANGSGKAPK; the protein is encoded by the coding sequence TTGACCGCCGTGTATCCCGTTCTTGCCGCTGTGGCCGCCTACCTGCTGGGCTCGCTGTCGTTTGCCGTCATCGTGACGCGTGTCATGGGCCTGAGCGATCCCCGCACCTACGGCAGCAAGAACCCCGGGGCCACCAATGTGCTGCGCTCTGGCAGCAAGCCTGCGGCCATCGTGACGTTGCTGCTCGATGCCATAAAGGGCTGGTTGCCCGTGGCCCTGGTCATGTGGTTCGGACACCCCTATGGCCTGGAAGACGGTACTGTGGCGATGGTCGGATTGGCCGCTTTCCTGGGGCATCTGTGGCCGGTGTTCTTTCGTTTTGAGGGTGGCAAGGGGGTTGCCACGGCCTTGGGTGTGCTGTTCGGCATCAGTGGCTGGCTGGGCCTGGCCACAGCGGCCACCTGGCTCATCATTGCGTTCTTCTTCCGCTATTCCTCGCTGGCGTCTCTGGTGGCTGCCGCTTTTGCGCCGGTGTATTACCTGCTGGTGGATGGTGTGGTTTGGTATGCCGAGGGCACGATCGCTGCCTCGATGGTGGTCATGGCGCTGCTGCTGGCAGGGCGCCACAAAGAGAACATCCAGCGGCTGATTGCGGGCAAAGAATCACGCCTGGGCAGCAAAAAGGCCAAGGCTGCCGCAAATGGTTCGGGCAAGGCCCCGAAATAG
- a CDS encoding HD-GYP domain-containing protein: MSAHPPVSHPHSEGEYEDLLSLWSDLESALSVLLSRPLQVQDFPGKVRQFDKWLQDLVAHDNDAALYLMFQLASTSTVGYSASHALVCGTLCHIMALELQLPQRERDSLVRAALTMNIGMTALQDELAEQRERPNATQQEAIKSHPEESMMLLERLFINDALWLDVVGQHHANIAERIPLAQQEPEDRLTRILGTIDRYAAMISPRKSRAGRSATDSVRAIVGQEVDQRDEVSYTLVRSIGLCPPGTFVKLDNGETAIVLRRSEKANHPLVASLLDHTGTHQVQPSLYQTASGKPRIQSALARSAVSLELNHRTMVRLGLYAAQHSTGLRGLITGPSSL, from the coding sequence ATGTCTGCCCACCCTCCCGTCAGCCACCCGCACTCCGAAGGTGAGTACGAGGATCTTCTGAGCCTCTGGTCTGATCTGGAATCAGCCCTGTCGGTCTTGTTGTCCCGGCCCCTGCAAGTGCAAGACTTTCCGGGGAAGGTGCGGCAGTTCGACAAGTGGTTGCAGGACCTGGTGGCGCACGATAACGATGCCGCCTTGTACCTGATGTTCCAGCTGGCATCCACCTCTACCGTGGGCTACAGCGCGTCCCATGCGCTGGTCTGCGGCACGCTGTGCCACATCATGGCGCTTGAACTCCAACTCCCGCAACGGGAGCGCGACAGTCTGGTGCGGGCTGCGCTCACCATGAACATTGGCATGACGGCCCTGCAGGACGAGCTGGCAGAGCAACGCGAGCGGCCCAACGCCACGCAGCAGGAGGCCATCAAAAGCCATCCGGAAGAAAGCATGATGCTGCTGGAGCGCCTGTTCATCAACGATGCGCTGTGGCTGGACGTGGTAGGGCAGCACCACGCCAACATTGCGGAGCGCATCCCTCTGGCCCAACAGGAACCAGAGGACCGGCTCACACGCATTCTGGGAACCATAGACCGTTATGCAGCCATGATCAGCCCCCGTAAATCGCGCGCCGGCCGCAGCGCCACCGATTCGGTGCGTGCCATCGTGGGGCAAGAAGTGGACCAGCGTGATGAGGTGAGCTACACCCTGGTGCGGTCCATCGGCCTATGCCCTCCGGGCACCTTTGTGAAACTGGACAACGGTGAAACCGCCATCGTGCTGCGCCGCAGCGAAAAGGCCAACCACCCGCTGGTAGCCAGTCTGCTGGACCACACTGGCACGCACCAGGTCCAGCCTAGCCTGTACCAGACTGCCTCTGGAAAACCGCGCATCCAGTCGGCCTTGGCACGCTCTGCGGTGAGCCTGGAACTCAATCACCGCACCATGGTGCGTTTGGGTTTGTATGCAGCCCAGCACAGCACGGGTCTGCGCGGACTGATCACCGGGCCAAGCTCGCTCTGA
- a CDS encoding TIGR02281 family clan AA aspartic protease, whose translation MSRLQTPRRLPTLVALCGLLLVPTGAQAQAVALAGVLGSKALLVVDANPPRAVGAGDEYQGVKVIAVTKEEATVEVKGARRTLRLGEAPVSVGGRSGGKKVTLVADSRGHFVSNGTINGQVMQYMVDTGASTVAIGRPDAERMGLKYQNGQPVRVNTANGMGQGWRMKLDSVRIGDVEVFGVEAIITSQSMPYVLLGNSFLTEFQMTRINDQMVLEKRN comes from the coding sequence ATGTCACGCCTACAGACGCCGCGCCGGCTACCCACTCTGGTAGCCCTTTGTGGGCTGTTGCTGGTGCCGACAGGGGCCCAAGCACAGGCGGTCGCACTGGCGGGCGTTTTGGGCAGCAAGGCTTTGCTGGTGGTGGATGCCAACCCACCCCGTGCTGTGGGTGCCGGAGACGAATACCAGGGCGTGAAAGTGATTGCCGTCACTAAAGAAGAAGCCACCGTGGAGGTCAAAGGTGCGCGGCGCACCCTTCGCCTGGGCGAGGCCCCCGTGAGCGTTGGCGGTCGCAGTGGCGGCAAAAAGGTCACTTTGGTCGCAGACAGCCGCGGGCATTTCGTGAGCAACGGCACCATCAACGGACAGGTGATGCAATACATGGTGGATACAGGTGCCTCCACCGTGGCCATTGGACGGCCCGACGCCGAACGCATGGGACTGAAGTACCAAAACGGCCAGCCAGTGCGGGTGAATACCGCCAACGGCATGGGCCAGGGGTGGCGGATGAAACTCGACTCCGTCCGCATTGGTGATGTAGAGGTGTTTGGGGTGGAAGCCATCATCACCTCTCAATCCATGCCCTATGTGTTGCTGGGCAACAGCTTTTTGACCGAATTTCAGATGACCCGCATCAACGACCAGATGGTGCTGGAAAAACGCAACTGA